In Candidatus Palauibacter scopulicola, one genomic interval encodes:
- a CDS encoding 4a-hydroxytetrahydrobiopterin dehydratase, with the protein MSIPLAQQQCIPCRGGVPPLEGAALDALAEELGADWRVVDGHHLEKEYRFPNFVTALDFVNRVGGMAEEQNHHPDLFLAWGRVVVRIWTHKIDGLTESDFVFAAKAETLHRPRA; encoded by the coding sequence ATGTCGATACCGCTCGCGCAGCAGCAGTGCATTCCGTGTCGAGGCGGCGTTCCACCCCTGGAGGGAGCGGCCCTCGACGCGCTTGCCGAGGAACTCGGGGCCGACTGGCGGGTGGTGGACGGCCACCACCTCGAGAAGGAGTACCGCTTCCCCAACTTCGTGACGGCGCTCGACTTCGTGAATCGCGTGGGCGGGATGGCGGAGGAGCAGAACCATCACCCGGACCTGTTCCTCGCGTGGGGACGGGTCGTCGTTCGGATCTGGACACACAAGATCGACGGGCTCACGGAGAGTGACTTCGTGTTCGCGGCGAAGGCGGAAACGCTGCACCGACCGCGGGCGTGA
- a CDS encoding succinylglutamate desuccinylase/aspartoacylase family protein, producing MSSRAIEEPGDHGRRIGAYRGAEPGPLVICIASLHGNEPAGIAALERVLDVLSSNRFRMRGDLVGLRGNLQARRAGTRFIDEDLNRVWQRERVDAVLESLRSGEPAREGDRGPIVGSAELAEQRDLLAAFQAEDRRARGPIHVLDLHTTSAESAPFTTLGDTLQNRALALRLPVPVVLGLEEQIDGAMLHYFDRLGWANIGIEAGQHAAASSIDVHEEAVWILLETLGLIEEGSAPGPGDLKARLARRAEGLPSVLHVRYRHVVSEEDEFRMHPGFRNFDVVDAGQELGADRAGPVRTAFAGRVFLPLYQRQGDDGFFIVRQRAPVWLKVSRVLRTAGADRAATWLPGVRPHPARSDAVVLARWARNRGVIGLLHLMGFTVRGESGGAVMVRRQEGPARRPESASTGG from the coding sequence ATGTCCTCAAGGGCCATCGAGGAGCCCGGAGACCACGGACGACGGATCGGCGCGTACCGGGGGGCCGAGCCCGGTCCGCTCGTCATCTGTATCGCCTCGCTGCACGGAAACGAACCGGCGGGTATCGCGGCGCTGGAACGAGTATTGGACGTGCTCTCGTCGAACCGGTTTCGGATGCGCGGGGACCTGGTCGGCCTCCGTGGCAACCTCCAGGCGCGCAGAGCGGGTACGCGGTTCATCGACGAGGATCTCAATCGCGTGTGGCAACGCGAGCGCGTGGACGCGGTACTGGAGTCGCTGCGCTCCGGGGAGCCGGCGCGGGAGGGGGACAGGGGGCCGATCGTGGGGAGCGCCGAGTTGGCGGAACAGCGGGATCTTCTGGCCGCCTTCCAGGCGGAAGACCGACGCGCGCGCGGGCCCATCCACGTCCTCGACCTTCATACCACATCAGCGGAAAGCGCGCCTTTCACGACGCTTGGGGACACGCTTCAGAACCGGGCACTCGCACTCCGCCTTCCCGTCCCGGTGGTCCTGGGACTGGAAGAGCAGATCGATGGCGCCATGCTCCACTACTTCGACCGCCTGGGCTGGGCGAACATCGGCATCGAGGCGGGGCAGCACGCGGCCGCGTCGTCCATCGACGTGCACGAGGAGGCCGTGTGGATCCTGCTTGAGACCCTCGGACTGATCGAGGAAGGAAGCGCACCGGGTCCGGGCGACCTGAAGGCGCGTCTCGCTCGCCGCGCAGAAGGCCTGCCGAGTGTGCTCCATGTCCGCTATCGCCACGTCGTCTCGGAGGAGGACGAATTCCGGATGCACCCGGGGTTCAGGAACTTCGACGTGGTCGACGCGGGGCAGGAACTCGGCGCGGACCGGGCGGGACCGGTGCGGACGGCGTTTGCGGGCCGCGTCTTCCTCCCACTCTACCAGCGGCAAGGCGACGACGGTTTCTTCATCGTCCGGCAGCGGGCTCCCGTGTGGCTGAAAGTGTCCCGGGTACTTCGGACGGCCGGTGCGGATCGCGCGGCCACATGGCTTCCGGGAGTACGGCCGCATCCCGCACGGAGCGACGCCGTCGTCCTGGCGCGCTGGGCGCGCAACCGGGGGGTGATCGGGCTCCTCCACCTCATGGGGTTCACCGTCCGGGGCGAGAGCGGCGGGGCGGTGATGGTGCGACGCCAGGAAGGGCCCGCCCGCCGGCCGGAGTCTGCGTCCACGGGCGGTTAG
- a CDS encoding aminotransferase class V-fold PLP-dependent enzyme, translating into MMERPNTALGCQKSRFALDEGEHFLNCAYLGPLPRSVAEAGVEGVRRKCSPTPFPSERFFTDCDRARERFGRLVNAPPERIALAPSASYGIEVAARNLPLEPGQNIVLLGEQFPSNVYAWRRRASAYDCEVRTVDRPGPPPSAALWNERLLEAIGPETAVVSLPHCHWTDGTRIDLEAAGERAREVGAALVIDGSQSIGAVPFDVERFRPDALITVGYKWLLGPYSTAFGYYGPRFDDGTPLEETWISRRGSEDFQGLVDYTDEYRQGAARYDVGQTSNFILIPMLVEALDLILRWDPARILDYCRSLLSGLADELRLRGWAVEDDEWRTGNILGVRLPAGCDLAEVGARLAEARVHASLRGDALRVSPNVYNEPRDIDALRQVLATYG; encoded by the coding sequence ATGATGGAACGACCGAATACGGCACTCGGCTGCCAGAAGAGCCGGTTCGCGCTCGACGAGGGCGAACACTTCCTCAACTGCGCCTATCTCGGCCCCCTCCCGCGCTCGGTCGCGGAAGCGGGCGTGGAGGGAGTTCGCCGCAAGTGCTCGCCGACCCCCTTCCCGAGCGAGCGGTTCTTCACGGACTGCGACCGCGCCCGGGAGCGCTTCGGACGCCTCGTCAACGCGCCGCCGGAGCGGATCGCGCTCGCGCCTTCCGCGTCCTACGGCATCGAGGTCGCGGCCCGCAATCTCCCGCTCGAACCGGGCCAGAACATCGTCCTCCTCGGCGAGCAGTTCCCGAGCAACGTGTACGCCTGGCGCCGCCGCGCGTCGGCGTACGACTGTGAGGTCCGCACCGTCGACCGCCCCGGGCCGCCCCCGTCCGCCGCGCTCTGGAACGAACGGCTGCTCGAAGCGATCGGACCGGAGACCGCCGTCGTCTCCCTCCCGCACTGCCACTGGACGGACGGAACCCGGATCGACCTCGAGGCGGCGGGGGAGCGCGCACGCGAGGTGGGCGCCGCGCTCGTCATCGACGGCTCGCAGTCCATCGGCGCCGTCCCGTTCGATGTGGAGCGCTTCCGGCCCGACGCGCTGATCACCGTCGGGTACAAGTGGCTCCTGGGACCTTATTCGACCGCCTTCGGGTACTACGGTCCACGCTTTGACGACGGCACGCCGCTCGAGGAGACGTGGATCTCGCGCCGCGGTTCCGAGGACTTCCAGGGTCTCGTCGACTATACCGACGAATACCGGCAGGGGGCCGCCCGGTACGACGTGGGCCAGACGTCCAATTTCATCCTCATCCCGATGCTCGTGGAGGCGCTCGACCTGATCCTCCGCTGGGACCCCGCCCGCATCCTCGACTATTGCCGCAGCCTCCTGTCCGGCCTCGCGGACGAACTGCGCCTCCGCGGCTGGGCGGTCGAGGACGACGAGTGGCGGACGGGGAACATCCTCGGCGTCCGGCTGCCCGCGGGCTGCGACCTCGCCGAGGTGGGCGCCCGCCTCGCCGAAGCTCGCGTCCACGCCTCCCTGCGGGGCGATGCCCTGCGCGTCTCGCCGAACGTCTATAACGAACCGCGCGACATCGACGCCCTCCGCCAGGTGCTGGCGACCTACGGCTAA